The Novipirellula caenicola genome segment TTGCCGAAAACGCTGCAAGTTTTGTTACTTCAAAGTTTTCACCGATGTCAACGCGGCCGAAGTCCAGCGGTATGTCGACGCGTTGTGCAACGAGATCTCGATGGTCAGCAAATTGCCCGTGATGGGCGATCGTCCTTTTCGGTTTGTCTACTTTGGCGGTGGCACCCCAAGTTTTCTGGCCCCGAAACAGCTCACCAAGCTTGCCGATCGACTTCGCCAACACATCACTTGGGACGGCGCCGAAGAGGTGACGTTTGAATGTGAACCGGGAACGCTAAGCGAGACCAAGGTGAAAACGCTTCGCGAAGAACTCGGTGTGACCCGTTTGAGTTTGGGGATCGAAAATTTCTCGGACAAGATTCTCGAAGACAACGGACGTGCCCACCTAAGCAAGCAGGTGTTCAATGCTTGGGAATGGATCAGCGCGGCTCAATTCCCCAACGTCAACATCGATTTAATCTCCGGCATGGTCGGCGAGACGTGGGACAATTGGAAAGAAAACGTGCGACGCACACTCGAGCTGTCCCCCGAAAGCGTCACGATCTATCAAATGGAGTTGCCGTTTAACACGGTCTACAGCAAGGACATTCTCGGCAACAAAGTCGAAAGCCCCGTGGCCGATTGGGAGACCAAACGAGCTTGGGTCGATTACGCATTCAGCGAATTTATCGCGGCGGGCTACAGCGTCAGCAGCGCCTACACCGTGGTCAAAGACCCTAGCAAAGTGAACTTCTCGTACCGTGACAACCTGTGGCAGGGGGCCGATCTGTTGGCGACCGGAATCGCCAGCTTTGGTCATGCCAGCGGCGTGCACTACCAAAACCTGCCTGAACTAGAGCAATACCTCGGGGCGATCGAAGCAGGCAATTTGCCACTCGGTCGTGGCTTTGTGCCAACCGACCACCAACGCTTGGTCCGTGAATTGATCTTGTTGCTCAAGCGTGGTTATTTAGAGGTCGGCTATTTCCGCGACAAATTTGGCGTCGACATCATCTCGGAGTGGCAAGACCAATGGAACACCTACGCCGACGATGGATTGGTCACGATCGATGGCGACACCATCCGTTTGACTCGCGATGGACTGCTGCGTGCCGATGCATTGTTGCCCGCGTTCTTTGAACCAGAGCATCAAGGGGTTCGCTACACGTGAGCAGTGATTCGTTCTCGTTCGCGATGGGCGAATTTACAGCCAAATTCCCAGCCGACCGTATGTACGCCCGCAATCACATGTGGGCATTACAAACGACACGCGGTCGGTGGCGTTTTGGCTTGACGGCCTATGCCGTGCGGTTGTTGCAAGACGTCTACTTTCTAGAGTGGACGTTCGAACCCGACACCTCCATCGCAGCTCGCCAATTGATCGGTGCGATCGAAAGCAAGAAAGCCGAAAGCGATCTCTATGCTCCGATCGCTGGCGTCTTGGTGGCGATCAACGATGCTTGCTTGGCGGATCCTTCGATCATCAATGCTGACACCTACGGGGACGGATGGTTGTTCGAAATGGAAAGCGAGGAAGTCGATTTGCTTCTCAGCCCCGACGATTACCGTGCTCATCTGGTAGAGGCATGGGAAATCGCCCAGCGGACGATCAAAGGCCAAGCGAACACTTGAGCGTTTACAACGCCCAGCTGGGGGGAATCAGCGGGGTGGAATCAGCTTGGGGGCCATCGTGACTCGGCAAAAAAACGTGAATTCGATATAACGAGGCATCGCTCGGTCGAACGACCACGATGCCATGTTCTAATTTCACGCCAAGGCTTGCTGCAATGAAAGACGGATCTTTGAACCCCGAAGCAATGCGTGCATCGCTTGCTCGACTCGCCGAAGCAAGGTCGATGGCAGATAAAGCGAAATTGCCCTCATTTTTGCAACCGCCGAAGATCGACCCCGACGCGGGGCTTCGCCGCCACATGCAGTGGCATGATCGCCTTGTGGACATTATCAACGCGTTTCCTGCCGGCATTGCAGATCCCAGCAGCGATCGATACGTGGAATGCTCCGTCGAGCAAGTCTTTTCAACCGGAGAGTTCCATGGCGTTGCGACCGTCGCACGCAATCGGTTCGACGTCTATGCGCGAGTCGACGATGCCGAAGCCCCCACCGGATGCACTTGCGACGACGCCGGCGGCAATCGGGTTTGTCTGCATCAGGTCAAATTCGTCGACAACTTGCTGGACCAGCTTGAATACGTGAGGTCGTCTTTATCAAGAGACGTCATTCGCGGGAACTTTGCCAAAGGCAAACCTAGCTACGAACGTTTTGAAGCCGATCTAAAAGAACGAGTGCTCCGGCGTTTGAATGCGTTAGTCGAACGTGAAGCCGAACTGACCTCTCGATACGAGTCTGCTGCGGATGACAGCTTACCGATTCTTTCGAAGCTGCGTGCACAGCGAGTCGTTTGGAATTTCCAGCTCGAAGAAGGCTACCTTATCGTCAATCCAGTGCTGCAAATGCAGAAGAAACGCGGCGATGGATTTACCAAAGGGAAAAAGATTGGGCTCGATCGGATCGTCAAAGAAACCACGCTGCCGTTGACCGACGCGGACCGCCGCGTTGCAAAAGGTATCCGGCGTAACGAGAACAATTACTACTTCGGTGGATCGGGATTCGTTCTCGATCCATTCTATGCGTTGCCTCGGCTCGTCAACGAATCCAATGTGTTGTTCGAAAATGAGCCGTTCCAGATTGTTCGAACCCCGATGTGTCTGTCGCTGTTGCCGCTCAAGCAAAAGGGGAAATGGGCGTTTGGCTTTACCGACGAATACGGAAAAATACGAGAAGCAAAATTAATTTGCACTCACGACGCATTCCTAAGCATCGACACGGCTAACCGAGTCTTGTACCTAGGCGAAAGTGAGGACGAGAATGTCGATCTGATGCGCGACGTCGTCGCCATTGGTGTCTTCGAGGACGATCAACTCGATGCAGTGATCCAACAAGTGCGTCCGCTGCAAAAACGAATCTCGTTGCGGTTGCCGGAATCACACGCAGGGCCGATCCTGTGCGAACATGCAAAGCTTGCCTTGTTGC includes the following:
- a CDS encoding glycine cleavage system protein H; protein product: MGEFTAKFPADRMYARNHMWALQTTRGRWRFGLTAYAVRLLQDVYFLEWTFEPDTSIAARQLIGAIESKKAESDLYAPIAGVLVAINDACLADPSIINADTYGDGWLFEMESEEVDLLLSPDDYRAHLVEAWEIAQRTIKGQANT
- a CDS encoding coproporphyrinogen-III oxidase family protein translates to MSSAASDKKKTEVGSYFISNYPPYSQWKKDELPAVNEALHHAPKEDTPLGLYLHIPFCRKRCKFCYFKVFTDVNAAEVQRYVDALCNEISMVSKLPVMGDRPFRFVYFGGGTPSFLAPKQLTKLADRLRQHITWDGAEEVTFECEPGTLSETKVKTLREELGVTRLSLGIENFSDKILEDNGRAHLSKQVFNAWEWISAAQFPNVNIDLISGMVGETWDNWKENVRRTLELSPESVTIYQMELPFNTVYSKDILGNKVESPVADWETKRAWVDYAFSEFIAAGYSVSSAYTVVKDPSKVNFSYRDNLWQGADLLATGIASFGHASGVHYQNLPELEQYLGAIEAGNLPLGRGFVPTDHQRLVRELILLLKRGYLEVGYFRDKFGVDIISEWQDQWNTYADDGLVTIDGDTIRLTRDGLLRADALLPAFFEPEHQGVRYT